From the genome of Carassius gibelio isolate Cgi1373 ecotype wild population from Czech Republic chromosome A16, carGib1.2-hapl.c, whole genome shotgun sequence, one region includes:
- the LOC128031217 gene encoding uridine phosphorylase 1-like isoform X1: MPLGDEKNGACDRSIYVNNPHLDSMKDDILYHFNLGKSTHDLPALFGDVKFVCVGGSPWRMKSFTEYIAKELGLSEPNAEFPNICEGTDRYAMYKVGPVLSVSHGMGIPSISIMLHELIKLLYHAHCTDVTVLRIGTSGGIGLKPGTVVVTKQSVDSVFQPRFEQIILGKPVVRSTELDAELAEELFQCGKDLAEFETVIGNTMCTLDFYEGQARLDGAFCSYSEEDKQSYLSEAYAAGVRNIEMESSVFAAMCKLSNLQAAVVCVTLLDRLKGDQLTSSHDILNNYQQRPQVLVGHYIKKKLNAYKKS, encoded by the exons atgccgCTGGGTGACGAGAAGAACGGGGCGTGCGATAG GTCCATATATGTGAACAATCCCCATTTAGACTCCATGAAAGATGACATCCTGTACCATTTTAACCTGGGAAAATCCACTCATGACTTACCAGCATTGTTTGGAGATGTTAAA TTTGTGTGTGTAGGAGGAAGTCCATGGAGGATGAAGTCTTTCACTGAATACATTGCCAAAGAACTGGGGCTGTCAGAGCCTAATGCTGAATTTCCAAATATATGTGAAGGAACCGATCGCTATGCCATGTACAAAGTTGGACCTGTGCTGTCTGTCAGT CATGGCATGGGCATCCCATCTATTTCTATAATGTTGCATGAGCTCATCAAGCTCCTGTATCATGCCCACTGCACTGATGTCACTGTATTGCGCATCGGAACATCAGGTGGAATAG GTTTAAAGCCAGGTACTGTGGTGGTTACCAAACAGTCAGTGGATTCTGTGTTCCAGCCTCGCTTTGAGCAGATCATCCTGGGAAAACCAGTGGTCAGGAGCACAGAACTTGATGCCGAACTTGCAGAGGAACTTTTTCAGTGTGGCAAAGACCTTGCAGAGTTTGAGACCGTTATTGGTAACACAATGTGCACCCTTGACTTCTATGAAG GTCAAGCTCGGCTGGATGGGGCCTTCTGCTCGTATAGTGAAGAAGATAAACAGAGCTATCTTTCCGAAGCCTATGCCGCTGGGGTTCGTAACATTGAAATGGAGTCGTCTGTGTTTGCAGCCATGTGCAAACTGAGCAATCTTCAAG CTGCGGTTGTGTGTGTAACGCTGCTGGACAGACTGAAAGGAGACCAGCTGACCAGCTCTCATGACATCCTGAATAACTACCAGCAGCGACCTCAGGTCCTGGTTGGACATTACATCAAAAAGAAGCTGAATGCCTATAAGAAAAGTTAG
- the LOC128031217 gene encoding uridine phosphorylase 1-like isoform X2 — MSIYVNNPHLDSMKDDILYHFNLGKSTHDLPALFGDVKFVCVGGSPWRMKSFTEYIAKELGLSEPNAEFPNICEGTDRYAMYKVGPVLSVSHGMGIPSISIMLHELIKLLYHAHCTDVTVLRIGTSGGIGLKPGTVVVTKQSVDSVFQPRFEQIILGKPVVRSTELDAELAEELFQCGKDLAEFETVIGNTMCTLDFYEGQARLDGAFCSYSEEDKQSYLSEAYAAGVRNIEMESSVFAAMCKLSNLQAAVVCVTLLDRLKGDQLTSSHDILNNYQQRPQVLVGHYIKKKLNAYKKS, encoded by the exons at GTCCATATATGTGAACAATCCCCATTTAGACTCCATGAAAGATGACATCCTGTACCATTTTAACCTGGGAAAATCCACTCATGACTTACCAGCATTGTTTGGAGATGTTAAA TTTGTGTGTGTAGGAGGAAGTCCATGGAGGATGAAGTCTTTCACTGAATACATTGCCAAAGAACTGGGGCTGTCAGAGCCTAATGCTGAATTTCCAAATATATGTGAAGGAACCGATCGCTATGCCATGTACAAAGTTGGACCTGTGCTGTCTGTCAGT CATGGCATGGGCATCCCATCTATTTCTATAATGTTGCATGAGCTCATCAAGCTCCTGTATCATGCCCACTGCACTGATGTCACTGTATTGCGCATCGGAACATCAGGTGGAATAG GTTTAAAGCCAGGTACTGTGGTGGTTACCAAACAGTCAGTGGATTCTGTGTTCCAGCCTCGCTTTGAGCAGATCATCCTGGGAAAACCAGTGGTCAGGAGCACAGAACTTGATGCCGAACTTGCAGAGGAACTTTTTCAGTGTGGCAAAGACCTTGCAGAGTTTGAGACCGTTATTGGTAACACAATGTGCACCCTTGACTTCTATGAAG GTCAAGCTCGGCTGGATGGGGCCTTCTGCTCGTATAGTGAAGAAGATAAACAGAGCTATCTTTCCGAAGCCTATGCCGCTGGGGTTCGTAACATTGAAATGGAGTCGTCTGTGTTTGCAGCCATGTGCAAACTGAGCAATCTTCAAG CTGCGGTTGTGTGTGTAACGCTGCTGGACAGACTGAAAGGAGACCAGCTGACCAGCTCTCATGACATCCTGAATAACTACCAGCAGCGACCTCAGGTCCTGGTTGGACATTACATCAAAAAGAAGCTGAATGCCTATAAGAAAAGTTAG
- the LOC128031217 gene encoding uridine phosphorylase 1-like isoform X3, whose amino-acid sequence MGIPSISIMLHELIKLLYHAHCTDVTVLRIGTSGGIGLKPGTVVVTKQSVDSVFQPRFEQIILGKPVVRSTELDAELAEELFQCGKDLAEFETVIGNTMCTLDFYEGQARLDGAFCSYSEEDKQSYLSEAYAAGVRNIEMESSVFAAMCKLSNLQAAVVCVTLLDRLKGDQLTSSHDILNNYQQRPQVLVGHYIKKKLNAYKKS is encoded by the exons ATGGGCATCCCATCTATTTCTATAATGTTGCATGAGCTCATCAAGCTCCTGTATCATGCCCACTGCACTGATGTCACTGTATTGCGCATCGGAACATCAGGTGGAATAG GTTTAAAGCCAGGTACTGTGGTGGTTACCAAACAGTCAGTGGATTCTGTGTTCCAGCCTCGCTTTGAGCAGATCATCCTGGGAAAACCAGTGGTCAGGAGCACAGAACTTGATGCCGAACTTGCAGAGGAACTTTTTCAGTGTGGCAAAGACCTTGCAGAGTTTGAGACCGTTATTGGTAACACAATGTGCACCCTTGACTTCTATGAAG GTCAAGCTCGGCTGGATGGGGCCTTCTGCTCGTATAGTGAAGAAGATAAACAGAGCTATCTTTCCGAAGCCTATGCCGCTGGGGTTCGTAACATTGAAATGGAGTCGTCTGTGTTTGCAGCCATGTGCAAACTGAGCAATCTTCAAG CTGCGGTTGTGTGTGTAACGCTGCTGGACAGACTGAAAGGAGACCAGCTGACCAGCTCTCATGACATCCTGAATAACTACCAGCAGCGACCTCAGGTCCTGGTTGGACATTACATCAAAAAGAAGCTGAATGCCTATAAGAAAAGTTAG